The sequence below is a genomic window from Sulfuracidifex metallicus DSM 6482 = JCM 9184.
ACAAATGGTAATTCTAAAAGGCTATTTATTTTGGATATCATGAAATCCTTTTCCAAGGTCCCTTTTTCATACGAACTGGGTGAATAAGGCAAGACGACGTATTTGTCTTCTGGTATAGCCTCACCATTAACGTAAAACTTTGAATGCTTGAGCTCCCAATTCATAACCCTTATTTGCTCTACCCTTACTTGGTCAGTTCTCTCCTTTAATAGGGATGAAAGTTTAAGGTAAATATTTCTCTCTTCCTTTGATCCTGCTACTACCTCACCTTCCTTTATTAAAGTATAAAAGTCATTTTCGTTTATCATTTCTTCATATGCTTGGTAGAGTCAATTTAATCTTTGACAAAGATGGCATTTATGAGATTTTGTTAGGTACCAATGGAATTAGACCGGCTTTAAGACCTATAGGTTTAATTAAGAGTGGAAATTCTTTAAAAGCAAGGATTTATAAGGGAACCCTAACCTTAGCAAATTTATTTAGAAACGATATTTGCTCCATAAATTTTGCATCACCAAAGGATTTTTGGTACGCCATAAAGGACAAAATACCCTATTCTTTTTACTACAACGTTCCAGTCCTTAGACATCACGCTATAGCGAAATGTAGTGTGTTAGATGGTGATAAGGATCCAGCTGAAATAATAATAGATATAATAGATTATAAGGATTTAACCTTACCTAACATGCTTTTGCGCAGAGGAGACTATCTTTTAATAGATTTACTAATTAATTTCAGTAGAATAGATATATATAAGGGAGAAGAACTTTCTAGATTACTTTTTATAATAAAATATGAGATTAATGTTATACAGAAAACCTCACCAGATTTCATACCAATAATAGAAGAAATTAAAAGTGAAATACTCTCAAAAGGTTATAAGCTTAATTAAACCTTCTCTATATATGCATTTTAATGTAGTAGTTCTACCTGGGGACGGTGTAGGACCGGAAATATATTCCGAGTCTAAAAGAATACTAGCTAAATTAAAGGAACTATATTCGTTAGACGTAGATTT
It includes:
- a CDS encoding DUF447 family protein, which encodes MLGRVNLIFDKDGIYEILLGTNGIRPALRPIGLIKSGNSLKARIYKGTLTLANLFRNDICSINFASPKDFWYAIKDKIPYSFYYNVPVLRHHAIAKCSVLDGDKDPAEIIIDIIDYKDLTLPNMLLRRGDYLLIDLLINFSRIDIYKGEELSRLLFIIKYEINVIQKTSPDFIPIIEEIKSEILSKGYKLN